Proteins encoded within one genomic window of Phototrophicus methaneseepsis:
- the cmr3 gene encoding type III-B CRISPR module-associated protein Cmr3, with product MTWLEIRPRDVWLFRDGKPFSAGEDHSAHSMFPPTPLTVQGALRQKISESLGVSLWQYKNASKGKTSTNEAEQAVAFIGKHGDMSDFGKFNMCGPFVGLRTNSSTIPLFPVPADLFKHSKTHDFRLSRPGQSLSSDMGEDFSFPEVIEDFENLPGYWMTGDTFKAYLGNSVPDSSKFTEEGAYQDALTAYQAGKHIWHSQLVYQNDNRFGVSTNALTSFREEGQLYQVQFVRPQSGIGLLVSVNDEIPTYLLEGTMTIGGEQRQAKVEKVENVALPAHPESISGQFKVIFLTPTYFDDGWQPKDGDWSEVFGGHEVTLKSVVLYRPLKIGGWSNANNRARAMHNYVAPGSVYYFQTDATFQPLEAITQVPNKINVKALGFGQYAIGQW from the coding sequence ATGACATGGCTTGAAATTCGCCCACGGGATGTCTGGCTTTTCCGTGATGGCAAACCTTTTTCTGCTGGAGAAGATCATAGCGCACACAGCATGTTTCCGCCTACACCACTGACCGTGCAGGGAGCACTACGTCAAAAAATTTCCGAAAGTTTGGGCGTTAGCTTGTGGCAGTACAAAAATGCCAGTAAGGGAAAAACTTCGACAAATGAGGCGGAACAGGCAGTTGCCTTCATTGGTAAACATGGAGATATGTCAGATTTCGGTAAATTTAACATGTGTGGGCCATTTGTCGGTCTACGAACAAATAGCAGCACTATACCGCTATTCCCTGTTCCAGCAGATTTATTCAAACACAGTAAGACACACGATTTTCGGCTTTCAAGGCCCGGTCAATCTTTATCCAGTGATATGGGAGAGGATTTCTCCTTCCCTGAAGTAATTGAAGATTTTGAAAATTTACCCGGATATTGGATGACTGGCGATACCTTTAAGGCATACTTAGGCAATTCCGTGCCAGACAGCAGTAAATTCACTGAGGAGGGTGCATATCAAGATGCCCTTACAGCATATCAGGCGGGTAAGCATATCTGGCATAGCCAACTTGTTTACCAGAATGATAACCGCTTCGGCGTATCGACAAATGCCTTAACCAGTTTCCGTGAAGAGGGACAGCTATATCAAGTACAATTTGTTCGCCCTCAGTCTGGCATAGGTTTGTTGGTGTCAGTAAATGACGAGATTCCAACGTATCTACTTGAGGGAACAATGACAATTGGCGGTGAACAGCGTCAAGCAAAGGTTGAAAAAGTTGAAAATGTTGCTCTGCCAGCCCATCCTGAGTCTATATCCGGGCAATTCAAGGTGATATTCCTCACACCGACTTATTTTGACGATGGCTGGCAGCCCAAAGATGGCGACTGGTCGGAAGTATTTGGGGGCCATGAAGTGACACTCAAAAGTGTGGTTTTGTATCGTCCTCTGAAAATTGGTGGCTGGAGCAACGCCAACAACCGTGCGCGTGCGATGCACAATTATGTAGCACCGGGCAGCGTCTATTACTTTCAGACAGATGCCACATTTCAACCACTCGAAGCAATCACACAAGTCCCCAATAAAATCAATGTCAAAGCATTAGGCTTTGGACAATATGCCATCGGACAATGGTAA
- the cas10 gene encoding type III-B CRISPR-associated protein Cas10/Cmr2 produces the protein MSAIIVLTIGPVQSYISQARRTQDLWQGSRILSYLASAGVHHALSQQEHGLAEVIYPSMKRDQTDNIPNRMVIRWKGDEDGAKQCAKEIEHAIRGTWRTLSANTMRYFTESLQQDELENVLGIWQRQENTWLECYWVVVPENPALSYSENMQHANATMGARKLLRNFPHIEEHGRKGSITGEHEALRSTGDYVSFWNDRKGEQRNLALLGKHERLSAISTIKRFAHEKKADNDALQFPNRLPSTSSIASASFRYDVLRILDRQDVDVSNLRHTLQAYIKALLTLFKKPSDLFFTQNGYSNPEYFGLIEQTISESTLHDELVKHFRSIDGDFLFEDTLISKTIEEYSGQIPNAKQMRNVQQALSDFLKAASALDIPRPQPYFVILSMDGDHMGKTLGNLDQGQHEKFSRTLADFARHNVKNIVEEEHLGRLVYAGGDDVLALLPVRHALQVAEQLRSEFEKVVATIGVKNHKGEPVTASTGLVCVHHTHNLQDAVNAANNAQKIAKDYYGRNALDVEFLRRSGEPRSMGHKWRRDNETTFNHIDKLVHAFGDDLSRNLPYDLAQIAYKMTAVSVSYDARKAELLRILKRRLSEDKKNGVDDLLKSILWLVKEPQSAFIHDILILVENSPSNLTEEIHALFGMAQGELISLRDAIKREVNKKSEKPLEVRVVSEINKYLEKRWKTTEAWLELARFIAQTT, from the coding sequence ATGAGCGCAATTATCGTACTGACGATAGGTCCGGTGCAAAGTTATATCAGTCAAGCAAGACGTACACAGGATTTATGGCAAGGCAGTCGCATACTATCTTATCTTGCCAGTGCTGGTGTTCATCACGCACTCAGTCAACAGGAGCATGGGTTGGCAGAGGTCATCTATCCATCTATGAAACGTGATCAGACAGATAACATCCCAAATCGAATGGTCATAAGATGGAAAGGTGATGAAGATGGTGCGAAACAATGTGCTAAAGAGATAGAGCATGCGATACGTGGTACATGGCGAACCCTATCTGCTAATACAATGCGTTATTTCACCGAAAGTTTACAGCAGGATGAACTTGAGAATGTCCTAGGTATTTGGCAAAGACAGGAAAATACATGGCTGGAGTGTTATTGGGTTGTTGTACCAGAAAATCCAGCACTATCGTATAGCGAAAATATGCAACATGCTAATGCTACAATGGGCGCGAGGAAGCTGCTGCGTAATTTCCCCCATATTGAAGAACATGGTCGCAAGGGTAGTATCACAGGCGAACACGAAGCTCTTCGTAGCACAGGTGATTATGTATCGTTCTGGAATGACCGCAAAGGTGAACAACGCAATCTTGCCCTACTAGGTAAGCATGAGCGTCTGAGTGCCATTAGCACGATTAAGCGTTTCGCACATGAGAAAAAAGCCGATAATGATGCACTGCAATTCCCAAATCGTTTACCCTCAACCAGTAGTATCGCCTCTGCATCGTTTCGCTATGATGTTTTGCGGATTTTAGATCGACAAGATGTGGATGTGAGCAATCTCCGACATACTTTACAAGCCTATATAAAGGCACTGCTCACACTTTTCAAAAAACCCTCTGATTTGTTCTTCACTCAGAATGGATATAGCAATCCTGAATACTTTGGATTGATTGAACAGACAATTTCAGAAAGTACGCTTCATGATGAACTTGTTAAACATTTTCGCAGTATAGATGGCGATTTTCTGTTTGAGGATACACTTATCAGCAAGACGATAGAAGAATATAGCGGACAAATACCCAACGCCAAACAAATGCGTAATGTTCAACAGGCGCTTTCAGATTTTTTAAAGGCAGCCAGTGCCTTGGACATTCCCCGCCCACAACCCTATTTTGTCATCTTATCAATGGACGGCGACCATATGGGGAAAACGCTGGGGAATTTGGATCAGGGGCAACATGAGAAGTTTAGCAGAACGCTGGCAGATTTTGCCCGGCATAATGTCAAAAACATTGTTGAGGAAGAACATCTAGGACGACTGGTATACGCGGGTGGTGATGATGTCTTAGCTCTACTACCTGTCCGGCATGCGTTACAAGTTGCCGAACAACTACGTTCTGAATTTGAGAAAGTTGTTGCCACTATCGGGGTTAAAAATCACAAAGGCGAACCTGTAACTGCCAGCACAGGTTTAGTTTGTGTCCATCATACCCATAATTTACAGGATGCAGTAAACGCCGCAAACAATGCTCAGAAAATTGCTAAAGACTACTATGGTCGTAATGCTCTCGATGTAGAATTTCTACGTCGTTCTGGGGAACCACGTTCGATGGGGCACAAGTGGCGTAGGGATAATGAAACGACGTTCAACCATATCGACAAGTTAGTGCATGCATTTGGCGATGACTTGTCGCGAAATCTGCCCTATGACCTTGCTCAAATAGCTTACAAGATGACCGCTGTGAGTGTGTCATACGATGCGCGCAAAGCAGAATTACTACGTATCCTCAAACGTCGCCTGAGTGAAGACAAAAAGAATGGTGTTGATGATCTTCTGAAATCAATTTTATGGCTGGTGAAAGAACCTCAAAGTGCTTTCATTCATGACATTCTGATTCTAGTAGAGAACAGTCCGAGTAACCTTACAGAAGAAATTCACGCCTTATTTGGTATGGCTCAAGGCGAATTGATTTCACTAAGAGATGCTATTAAGCGAGAGGTGAATAAAAAAAGTGAGAAACCACTTGAGGTAAGAGTAGTATCTGAAATCAACAAATATTTAGAAAAAAGATGGAAAACTACAGAAGCATGGCTAGAGTTAGCCCGCTTTATTGCCCAGACAACCTAA
- the cmr1 gene encoding type III-B CRISPR module RAMP protein Cmr1, translating to MPQLRLTIQTITPLLMYGADNKDDRTNSSIRAEPELRATAIRGLLRYWLRAVLGGKFTAISKVYEQESAILGSTNTGSRVNVRVQKGSSMQVEANQTVLPRQTRGYTLSHTGFVPDSEFRITLSTHLLDKSGVLDENGDLVKAVFLMTHFSGLGRRSRRGSGNLRVLGVKGYESELPLDVLPENRDALTQYLAAVSFHISPQSQTVGRRPSFPVFAWDTAVVLVGRQKHIDYEDAYKELWTVSGPYHQEGGIFGDVRPRRSSAIHMRVAATKAGYVAQQTILWSGNGQWNKMKDYIQHCLSQGFDDVYGTWGHWQ from the coding sequence ATGCCCCAACTAAGATTAACGATACAAACCATTACACCGCTACTCATGTACGGTGCAGACAATAAGGATGACCGAACCAATAGTAGCATCCGTGCAGAACCCGAACTACGGGCAACAGCAATACGCGGTCTCCTCCGTTACTGGCTACGGGCAGTGCTAGGTGGCAAATTCACAGCGATTAGCAAGGTGTATGAGCAAGAGAGCGCTATTCTTGGCAGCACTAACACCGGCTCAAGAGTAAACGTGCGAGTCCAAAAAGGGAGTTCAATGCAAGTAGAAGCAAATCAAACAGTGCTGCCACGCCAAACGCGCGGATACACTCTTTCGCACACAGGCTTTGTTCCCGATAGTGAGTTTCGCATTACGCTGTCTACGCATCTGTTGGATAAAAGTGGGGTATTGGATGAGAACGGCGACCTGGTAAAAGCTGTGTTCCTCATGACGCATTTCAGTGGATTAGGTAGACGCTCAAGGCGTGGTAGTGGTAACTTGCGCGTACTGGGAGTAAAGGGCTACGAAAGTGAACTTCCACTTGATGTACTGCCTGAAAATCGTGATGCACTCACGCAATACCTTGCCGCTGTCAGTTTCCACATTAGCCCGCAAAGTCAGACAGTCGGTCGCAGACCAAGTTTCCCTGTATTTGCTTGGGATACAGCCGTAGTCTTGGTAGGTCGGCAAAAACATATTGATTACGAAGATGCATATAAAGAGTTATGGACCGTGTCGGGACCCTATCACCAAGAAGGTGGTATCTTCGGTGATGTTCGACCCCGTCGATCATCCGCAATTCATATGCGGGTCGCAGCGACCAAAGCTGGCTATGTCGCGCAGCAAACCATCTTGTGGTCAGGTAACGGTCAATGGAACAAGATGAAAGACTACATCCAACATTGTTTATCTCAAGGTTTTGATGACGTTTATGGCACATGGGGGCACTGGCAATGA
- the cmr6 gene encoding type III-B CRISPR module RAMP protein Cmr6, producing the protein MTNQALPQRSRQMLENYVDRCQNLGLILDKYAPWGDDGHGNWDLTMRSTVRRRGQNQVQTLTGGEAKGLWLSTNRRALNNESPSVFEIDRTDTDLLQANIERWGIMVRESDGIAFTMTTAERLVAGLGASHVLETALTLERNTGLPYLPGSTVKGLARAWGLIEIAAQLKVTLDDSIVIGKDEKNLLNVIAETLIAEPTETLFQSIEKLRPVSEDAEALIQWFRFIFGWQGEAGAVCFVDAKYAGERPPRYAADVMTPHYINYYTENGSKPPTDDDNPNPVSFITVERGNMFAFGLIPRLSAFIIFEGEVRENRLITALDVAADWLSKGLAQLGVGSKTSAGYGFFSRKSLNVVIGR; encoded by the coding sequence ATGACAAACCAAGCATTACCTCAAAGATCACGACAGATGTTAGAAAACTATGTAGATCGTTGCCAGAATTTGGGCCTTATTCTGGATAAGTATGCTCCGTGGGGTGATGATGGGCATGGCAATTGGGATTTGACCATGCGAAGCACAGTTCGTCGGCGGGGACAGAATCAGGTGCAAACGCTAACAGGCGGTGAGGCGAAGGGATTATGGCTCAGTACCAATCGTCGGGCATTGAACAATGAAAGTCCATCAGTGTTTGAAATTGATCGTACAGATACTGATTTGCTTCAAGCGAATATTGAGCGGTGGGGAATTATGGTGCGAGAGAGTGACGGGATAGCCTTCACAATGACTACGGCTGAACGGCTGGTCGCAGGTTTGGGTGCATCCCACGTTCTTGAAACCGCGCTGACACTAGAGAGAAATACAGGTTTACCCTATTTGCCCGGTAGTACAGTGAAGGGATTGGCGCGGGCGTGGGGGTTAATTGAGATTGCGGCACAGTTAAAAGTAACGTTGGATGATTCAATAGTCATAGGTAAAGATGAGAAAAATCTGCTCAACGTGATTGCTGAAACGCTCATTGCTGAGCCAACTGAAACTTTATTCCAATCAATTGAAAAGCTGCGCCCGGTTTCGGAAGATGCGGAAGCTCTTATCCAGTGGTTTCGCTTTATTTTTGGATGGCAAGGAGAAGCTGGCGCAGTCTGTTTTGTTGATGCCAAATACGCAGGTGAGCGACCACCGAGATATGCGGCCGATGTAATGACACCACATTACATCAATTATTATACTGAAAACGGTAGCAAACCACCTACAGACGATGATAATCCTAACCCGGTTTCGTTCATAACTGTCGAGAGAGGAAATATGTTTGCATTCGGGCTTATCCCACGCCTTTCCGCTTTTATCATTTTTGAAGGGGAAGTTCGAGAAAACAGGCTCATAACAGCTCTTGATGTAGCGGCTGACTGGTTAAGTAAGGGCTTGGCTCAATTGGGTGTTGGTAGTAAAACATCTGCCGGATATGGCTTTTTCAGTCGCAAATCACTTAATGTTGTTATTGGGCGCTGA
- the cmr5 gene encoding type III-B CRISPR module-associated protein Cmr5 produces MATIRQTLEQERASSAWRDIETVTNDQQQKKYGTLARKLPTMIQMNGLGTTLAFLMAKGKSKSDDGHTLIFNHLSKWVLSKIEPAGKYKDLMVLVRNVETDVYRRATTEAIEYGIWLKRYVEAKDWGSADGDDSP; encoded by the coding sequence ATGGCAACGATACGACAGACGCTAGAACAAGAACGAGCATCATCTGCGTGGCGAGATATAGAAACAGTCACCAATGACCAACAACAGAAAAAATATGGCACTCTAGCACGCAAACTACCTACCATGATACAAATGAATGGTCTGGGTACTACGCTGGCTTTTCTCATGGCAAAAGGTAAGAGTAAGTCAGATGATGGTCACACTTTAATATTTAACCATCTGTCAAAATGGGTTTTGTCAAAGATTGAACCTGCTGGCAAGTATAAGGATTTGATGGTCCTGGTGCGGAACGTCGAAACAGATGTTTATCGTCGCGCAACGACTGAAGCAATTGAATATGGTATCTGGTTGAAACGTTATGTGGAAGCAAAAGATTGGGGTAGTGCTGATGGAGATGATTCTCCATGA
- the cmr4 gene encoding type III-B CRISPR module RAMP protein Cmr4 has protein sequence MDVQKHILYLYAETPMHVGTGVGLGAVDMPIQREKHTGYPIIQASGIKGALRDTAQLKLGDSDVMKSIFGSDAENREITHASAMSPSDARILLFPVRALNGVFVWITSSTVLARFKQETELNNVPDVPEINQGDLAQVSSENLINAGQIMLEEYTYSSQVTNEATEWANYLATNAFPDADNYWHKRIKSHFAILPDNEFRDFVRYSTEIVTRIHIDDVKKTVKDGQLFTQELLPADSLLYSFIHVTDSRDEKIKAENIVGGLQDAMGNRLQIGGDETVGRGRVRLNWQEVK, from the coding sequence ATGGATGTGCAAAAACATATTCTCTATCTTTATGCGGAAACTCCAATGCACGTTGGAACCGGTGTTGGCTTGGGTGCGGTAGATATGCCCATCCAACGTGAGAAACATACTGGCTATCCGATTATTCAGGCATCCGGCATAAAAGGTGCATTGCGAGATACAGCACAATTGAAATTGGGTGATAGCGATGTCATGAAAAGTATTTTTGGCTCAGATGCCGAAAATCGCGAGATTACTCATGCTAGTGCTATGTCTCCGAGCGATGCTCGTATTTTGTTGTTTCCAGTACGTGCATTAAACGGCGTATTTGTGTGGATTACATCATCTACTGTGTTGGCTCGGTTTAAGCAGGAAACTGAACTTAACAACGTACCCGATGTTCCTGAAATTAATCAAGGTGACCTGGCACAGGTATCCAGTGAAAATTTGATTAATGCGGGACAAATCATGTTGGAAGAATATACTTATTCGTCCCAAGTCACTAATGAAGCTACCGAATGGGCAAATTATCTTGCAACAAACGCATTTCCAGATGCAGATAATTACTGGCACAAGCGCATAAAATCGCATTTCGCTATCTTGCCAGATAATGAATTCCGCGATTTTGTACGTTACAGTACCGAAATTGTCACCCGAATCCACATTGATGATGTGAAAAAGACCGTCAAAGATGGACAATTATTCACTCAGGAATTGCTTCCTGCGGATAGTCTATTGTACTCCTTTATACATGTCACAGATAGCCGTGATGAGAAAATTAAAGCAGAAAATATTGTTGGTGGATTACAAGATGCTATGGGTAATCGCCTGCAAATTGGCGGTGACGAGACTGTAGGACGTGGGCGTGTACGCCTGAACTGGCAGGAGGTGAAATAA